Genomic segment of Paenibacillus sp. FSL R5-0623:
CCGGAAGCGAGTTTCAGGTTACTTCCCGGGTTATGGGATACAGCCACATCATGACGAGCCAAAATTTCAATTTCTTCGTCATTCAGATGCACCGCATGTGCAACCAGGGATGGACGAGAGAAAAATCCCAGTTTCTCTAGATGTGCCACAGGACGCAGTCCATAATCAGCCACGTTCTGCTCCACCTCACGAAGCGTTTCAGACATATGTGTATGGAGAGGAAGGTTTAGGTCATTCGCGACCTGTACAAGCTTCTCTATGTAGTCAGGAGGGCATGTATATGGGGCATGTGGCGAGATTACAGTTGTTATACGACCATCTGCCTGTCCATTCCACTCACGTGCAAACGCTGCCGACTCCTCCAGCTTCCGCAATTGCTCTTCTTCCGAGCACAGCCCGATTACACCACGTGCCAGTGCTGCTCTAACGCCTGATTGCTCCACAACTTTGGCAACTTGATCCATGTGATCATACATGTCCAGGAAAGCTGTAGTTCCGCCTTTCAACATTTCAAGCACCGATAGCGAGGTTCCCCAATATACATCTTCTGAAGTCATTTTCGCTTCCATCGGCCACATTTTTTCCTGCAACCATACTTGCAATGCAAGATCGTCTCCGTGCCCTCTGAGCAACGACATCGCTGCATGACCATGCGTATTGATCAGACCCGGCAGGAAGAACAGTCCTTTTCCATCTACTTTGGTACTATTTTTGTCTTCATCCGGCAATGTCTCACCAATATGCACAATCTTGTCATTCTCAACAACCATGTATCCTTGGACCACGTTCCATGTTGTGCCGCCTTCATTAACGGCAAATTTGCCGTTGTGGATTACCCATCTATTTGTTGTCATCTTCCTCGTCGTCCTTTCCAGTCTCCAAGTAATAGGCCAAACTAAGCAGATCCGTTGTAAAGTCAGCATGGTGAATGCGGATATGCGGCGGTGTTTTTAGAATTGTTGGTGCAAAATTAAGGATCGCTTCGATTCCGGATTCAATAAGCTGATCGGCTACATTTTGGGCTTCCGTATCCGGAACCGTGATAATTCCGATGCGGATGTTATCCGTTTTAACCGCTTCCGTCAATTCATCCATTGGTTTTACCGTCAAACTGTTGATTTGACTACCAATCTTCGGTCCATATGCATCAAATACAGCAACAATCTTCATGTTGTCTTTCAGATATGCGTTGTAGTTGGACAAGGCTTGACCTAGATTACCCGCGCCTACCAGAGCTACATTAATTTGCTGATCGATCTTGAGAATGTGACGAATTTTCTCGATCAAATAGGATACATCATACCCGATCCCTTTACGACCAAAATCACCGAAGTAAGCCAGGTCTTTACGAATTTGGGCCGGATTCAGATCCAGCCTCTGTCCAAGCTCTTGAGAAGAAACAGTAGCCACCTCACGCTGATGCAACTCGTTCAAATAACGCAAGTATACAGGCAGACGTCGTACCACCGCTTCCGAAATTTTATCCGATTTCATTCTTGCTCCCCCTTACCAAGGCCACGATAAAATAATAGATGAAAAGATGAGCATTCTGTATAAACTCAAAGATAAACGTGACATTTTATACAGAATGCTCCTTGTAATTTAGGTTATAAGTTCTTGCGTGCAACTGCTTAAATCGGATACGGGAATATCTAATAAAGTTTAACGCCAAACAATAGTGTCATGCAATGATGTAACGAACAAAACAACCATTATTTTTGTCCATTAGCAGGTTTTTCCAACCACTCAGTAATTCGTGGAACCATTTGCTCCGTGAGCATATGCTCCATTTTGGGACCAGGTAATGAATATAAAAAGAATTTACCATAGTACGCTTCAATCACCCGTGTATCATAAACAATGACAATTCCTCTATCCTTTGCTGTACGAACCAATCGGCCAAATCCCTGTTTGAAACGAATAACCGCTTGTGGCACAGACAGTTTCATGAACGGATTTTTCTTCTGTTCTTGAAGCAACTCACTCTTGGCTTCCACTAACGGATGATTCGGTGGCTGGAAAGGCAGTCGCACAATAGCGAGACAGGTTAGCGCCTCTCCAGGGATATCTACACCCTCCCAGAAGCTGCTAGTGCCCAGAAGTACCGTTGCTTTGGCATCTTGGAACCTGCGAGTCAACTTGGATCGGCTTCCACTATCCACGCCTTGCCCAAGTAACGAGATGTCGTTACCAGAAAGAGCTTCTTTCAGCGGATCATAGACCTGTCGCAGCATCTTGTATGAAGTAAACAGAACCATCATGCGTCCCCGCGTAGCAATTGCCGTCTCTGCGAGTGATTGCACCAGCATATTAACAAAGTGCGCATCACCCACACTTCCCTTCACACTTGGGAAATCACGCGGAATCACCAGAAGTGCCTGATCGCGATAGTTGAAAGGTGATGGCAGCATAGAAGTTAACAGCCGATTATTCTCGGAAGCTTCCTGCAAGCCAAGCTGTTCAATCATGAACTGGAATGACTTATCCACAGAGAGCGTAGCCGATGTAAGCACAACACTTTTCTTTTTGTCAAAAAACAAATCCTTAAGCTGTGCACTGACATCTACAGGTACGGCATACAGCTGGAGAGATTTACTTCGGAACTGGCCGCTAGCTTCCATCCAGTATACCGTTTTGGCATCATCCATGCGCATGAAGAAACGTAGATTCTCCTTCAATGTGGTCAGATCTTTCAACAATCCTGTAATGTCCGTGATCAGACTATCCGATTGATAATCATCCTGATCCTCTTTCACCTCAAGCAGCAATTTGTCCCCTTTGCGAACCAAATCACCCAGAGTCACATAGATCTGGTTCTCCAGATCCTGCAACTCCTCCCATTTTGCCGGTTTCTGAGATGCTTTCAGACGCAGTGAAAATTGCCCCGTCTCTCCCGGTGAAGCATCACTCCGTTCAGGCAACAGACCGAACAAGGCATCGCTCATACGATCCCACAGTTCCTTGACCTCAACAGCCAGCGGGAACATCTGATCCACCATGGAGCCCCATTGCACTGAATTTTCATGCCCGGATAACTGGGAACGAAGCATAGGCAGCTGACCATTCCGACTGTCTTTAAACAGGCGGGTCAGTGTATGAACCAAGGTGAAATATTTCATATGCATTCCAAGATGTTTACCAGCGACATCCTCCAGATGATGTGCCTCATCGATCACAAGACTCTCATAGGCTGGCAGCAGCTGATGCGCGGCTTTCACATCCGTAAATAATTTGGAGTGATTGGTGATTACGATATCTGACAACCCGGCCTCATGTTTGGCACGATGGTAGAAACATTTGCGGAACCATGGACATGATCTTCCCAGACAAGACTCAGATTCGCTCTGTACCGTCTCCCAGAAGTCCCCTCCGCGTCCGCTAAGGTTAAGTTCCTCATCATCTCCGGTTTCGGTCTGCGTAAGCCAGACAATCATCTGAGCTGCTGTGAAATAATCCTCTTTAGGTGTGGCGAATTCACGTTTATTGATTTTGTGTTCAAATTTGCGCAGGCACAGGTAATGTCCACGTCCTTTGAAGACAGCGGCTTTAAACGGGAACGGAACCACTTGGGTTAGCATCGGAATGTCTCGCTCTCTCAATTGCTCCTGCAGATTGATTGTATGCGTGCTAACCATAACTTTCTGTTCTTGCTTCACACTTTCGTAAATAGCAGGCAAGAGATAACCCAGAGATTTACCAGTGCCTGTTCCTGCTTCGATCAAGAGATGTTTCTCTTCATCCAGGGCTTGCCTTACACTACTGAACATCTGAGTCTGCGCTTCACGCTCCTCGTAATGATCCAGCGTATCCTTCAGGTTCTCCCGAACCTGGTCCATAAACTGTTCGAAGCTTACACCATCAAGGGGGTTAGCCTCCCGCTCATCGCGTGGTGCACCAATATCAGTCCAATCACTTACATTAAGAGCAAGCTGACGATAATAGGTATGTCCGTCTAGGTCCTGAATCGGCTCTGCTTCCTTCTCACTGCGCATTCCGTCCAAAAACCAACCCAAATCACTGTCTTCTGGTGAAAACAGGTCACTGAGGCGCTGAATCGTTATGAGCGGTAATTCCTTTAACTCATCCAGACACTTGAGCAACACATAGGCTGTCGCCAGTGCATCACTGTCTGCCTGGTGAGGGCGATCATGTTGAAATCCAAATTCGGAAGACACATAACCGAGTTGATAAGAACCCAGTGATGGGAATGTAATCTTCAGAAAATCAATCGTGTCCAGAATGCGGCCAGTGAACGGCAAATAACCGCAACGGTCGAGAGCATTCTGCAAAAAGTGAAAATCAAAAGCGACGTTGTGTCCAACAAGCACCACATCATTAAGCAGCGGAACCATCTCCATCATCATCTCTTCGAGTGAAGGAGCGTCCGCCACATCTTCATCGGTAATACCCGTTAACCCCGAAATAAACGGGGGAATCGGTACACCAGGGTTCACATAAGAACTATATATTTGAGTTATGCTGTAGTCATGATCTATGATGGCAAGTCCGGCCTGTATAATCTCACCGTCGGACTGCGTGCCGGTTGTTTCGAAATCCAATACGGCAAATTTCATTGCAATGTACGGTCCCTTCCATTCCAGTCTATGTTACAGCATAGCAAAAAAAAGGGGATTTGAAAATTAACTGACAAAAAAGCGGTGTCCCCGCCGCTATGCCAAAGGAGGGAACACCGTTTTTTGTCGCCGAATTCCCGCTTAATGAAGGGTCGTCAGCTGATTAGCATATTGCAATTTTCCCCTGTTCAACCTGCAAGCTTCCATGTTGTACAGTGGTTCGGTCAATGTCGGGTCATACTGAAGGGCCTGTGCAAAGAGTGCACATGCAGCTTCGGGATTCGCAAGCTTGGCTTGAATACAGCCCAGGGCGTTACATACAAGCCCTTTTAAGCGAGGTGAACCCTTAAGGTACATGATCTGCTGCAAATGTGTCCCGGCTTCCGCCATTTGTTCCAGGTTCAGATAAGCCAGCGCCAGGTAAAAACGAGTCAATGCACTCTCCGGATGGTCGGTCACAACCCTGGAGAACTGCATGATCGCCTGCGGATACATCTGTAATTTGAAATAACCCTGACCTCGACTGAAACATTCCAGATGGAGTTCAGGCAGGGCGGTAACAGCTTCCTGTTCCGGCTCAAGGGAAGCCGGCTTATCCATTTCCTGCTCCCTTACCTGGCTCATCTTTTCTTCAAACATCAGCCATTCATCCAGCATTCCGTCACTCATCCGCTTAAGCAAATTCCACTTTTGCAGCAATTCCTGTTTGTTCAGGCCTTCAGCGGAAGGATAGCTCTTGATAATTTCATCTAACATGTCGTTCATTTCTGCGAAAACATGCTGGAACATCGATGCATCCCCACCCTTGAAAAAATGGATTAGTGCAGTGACCTGTACTCATTTTTTGCTTCAAGGGCCGATTTCATTCTCCTTACCAGTCGATTACATAATTGTTGCGTGGACTTCCTGTTTCATCGTTTGTACAGGTTTATTCTGTCCATCTACAAATACAACGGTTGGTTTGTGAGTATTTGCCTCTTCTTGCGACATCATGGCGTAAGAAATGATAATGACGTTATCTCCAGGCTGCACCAGACGTGCAGCTGCGCCGTTAAGACATATGACCCCGCTTCCGCGCGGTCCTGGAATCACATAAGTTTCCAGACGTGCACCATTGTTGTTGTTCACAATTTGCACTTTTTCGTTTTCCATCAAGTCGGATGTTTCCATCAAGTCTTCATCTATGGTAATGCTACCCACATAGTTCAAATTGGCTTCCGTTACCGTAGCCCGGTGGATTTTGGATTTCATCAGTGTTCTAAACATGGGACAGTACCTCCGATTTTTGCAACCTTATATTGTCAATCAATCTTGTTTTTCCGAATTTCACCGCAAGTGCGATGAGCAGATCGTCACGTCCTTGAACTTCTTCCTGATCTGCGAGCGGCTCCAGACTTGGAAAAGCCTGAATCTCGGCGTAGTCGATAACAGCAAGCGGTGAGCTTGCAATCTGCTCGCGCAGAATACGACGGATATCTGCGGCGTTTATAGCTACACCTGTATCTGCCGCTTCTTGAGCTGCACGCAGTGCCTTCGACAGAACTAGAGCCTGATTACGCTGTTCAGCGCTAAGATAGACGTTACGTGAACTGAGGGCAAGACCATCCTCTTCGCGAACAATCGGACAGGGTACAATTTCTACAGGCATATTCAAATCATTCACCATCTGTTGAATGACCGCAACCTGCTGAGCGTCTTTCATTCCAAAAAATGCACGCTGTGGCTGTACAATGTTAAACAGTTTGGAGACTACGGTCGTTACCCCGTCAAAATGCCCCGGACGGGAAGCGCCACATAGGCGCTCCGTCAATTTGGAGACAGATACCGTCGTTTGCGTTGCCTGTGGATACATCTCTTCAACAGAGGGAATAAATACGATATCCACTCCTTGTGAGCGTGCTGTTTCCACATCTCTGGCTTCATCCCGCGGATAGCTGTCAAAATCTTCATTAGGTCCAAATTGAATTGGATTAACAAATATGCTTAATACCACGATATCGCTCTGTTGTCTGGCTGCCTGCATCAAGCTTGCATGACCTTGATGAAGATAACCCATTGTTGGTACCAGACCTACAACGGATGCATTGGACCGAATCGCTTGACGCTTCAAGCTTAGTTCCTGTCTTAACTCTGCGATTGTCCGTAATACTTTCATGAGTTATTCCCCACCTTTTCCTTGCGTTGTCCGCCGTAAAGTTGATCCAGAACACCATCCGCAGCATTGAATACATGCTCTTCGGCCGGGAACGAACGATCTTTCACTTCTTTCACGTAAGCTTCGATGCTCGTTCTGATTAATGTACCCACATCTCCATAGGTTTTGACAAAACGTTTTGGCGTATACGGAGAGGCGTATTGAACCACATCATGGAATACCAGTACCTGACCATCACAACCTCGTCCTGCTCCAATTCCGATGGTTGGAATGGACAGTTCCTCCGAGATCGCCCGTGCAACTTCTTCCGTAACCAGTTCAAGCACAATGCCAAACGCGCCTGCAGCTTCCAGAGCTTTGGCTTCGTCCATCAGACGTTTTGCATCCGCTGCATCCTTGCCCTGAATGCGGTAACCACCAATCTGATTAACCGATTGAGGTGTCAGTCCAATATGTCCAAGAACAGGCACGCCTGCTTGCACGACTGCTCTGACGGTGTCCGCTATCTCAACTCCGCCTTCCATTTTAACCGCATGGGCTTGCCCCTCCTGCATCAGTCGACGTACACCCTTAAGCGTCTCATCCACGCTGCCATGATAGGTCATAAAAGGCATATCAGCCACAATAAACGTCTTCTCAGCTCCGCGCACTACGGAACGTGTATGGTATACCATGTCGTCGATGGTCACCGGAAGCGTCGAGTTATAACCCAGTACTACATTGCCAAGTGAATCACCAACCAGGATCAGATCGATACCTGCTTCCTCTGCGAGGAGCGCTGTTGGATAATCGTAAGCCGTGATCATGGTAAGTGGCACGCCATCCTGCTTATATTTTTTCATTTTCACAATATTCAACGCTTGTTTGTTCGCCATTTTCTCTCATGGCTCCTTTCTTCTTTTCAAATAAACGCAACAAAAAAAACCTTTTAGTTTTCCACTAAAAAGTCCCGAAAAGTCAAAAAAGAGTCACTTGCGATCGTCCCTTCTGTCTCGGTCCTCTTCGGCTCAGAGCAGAATCCAACAACTCACTTAAACGTATTTCATTCTTGCACTGCGGTCTGCTTATATAAAACCATTCAAGCAGAACAAAGGTTACTGTTACGGGAGTGCAATTCGGTCTGCATTAGCCGATATCGCCTCACGAACACAGTATACCAAAGTTCTGCTCAAACTTCACGTCTTATGTTCATTTTACCAGTGAAAATTCGACAATTTGTTTATGATTTCCAGGAAATCTCACCAGAGATGATTAGTGTATGTTCTCCATCGTGCTTCTCCACGATAAGTGCTCCAGAAGGGTCAAGACCGATGGCCTTCCCTTCAATGACACCATGAGGATTCGTCACAGTAATCTCTCGATTCATCGATACGGACAGGGCCTCCCATAGTGCTGAGATCACGCCGAATCCTTCTTTTTGATACAAATAATACAACTGTTCAAGCTCCGTCAAAATGGCAGCCGTTAGTTTGGTTCGATCAACGGGTTGACCCGTCTCCATCTTGAGCGAAGTAGCTATAGTTGTAAGATCTTCCGGATAATCCTCTGGATCAAAATTCACGTCAACACCTATACCTGCAATACAGTATCTGACTTCATGATCTTCCACCGTGGATTCAAGCAGTATGCCACATACCTTGCGTCCATCAATCAACAGATCATTTGGCCATTTGATGCCTGCATCAGCTCCTGAACAAGCTCGAACGGCACGACATACAGCCACTCCTGTTAATAAAGTTAGCTGCGGCGTGTGCTGAAGTGGTAGATCAGGGCGTAACAGAATACTCATCCAGATTCCTTTACCCGGAGGAGAGAACCACTGTCGACCGAAACGCCCTCTTCCTCCTGTTTGTTCTTCCGCAATGACCACAGCACCTTCTGCCTGCCCTTGCTCAGCTAGCTTGAGAACATCCCCTTGCGTAGACAGAGTCGAAGTCAACAAAACAGCCTTACGGCCAAATACGGTTGTATCCAGTGCCAATTGGAGGGCAGTAGCGTCAATGCTATCCGGCTTCGTTACCAGACGGTATCCTTTGCGGGATACGGCTTCAAACTCATAACCCATGTCTCGCAACTTGTTCACATGTTTCCACACAGCGGTCCGACTGATGGACAGATTACGGCTGATCTCTTCACCCGATACGAATCGTCCTTCTGCATTTAATAACATATGTAACAGATCTTCATGCTTGGTCATCTTGAACCACCCGCTTCACTTCTGCACTTAATGCTGCATGCTGATTCTCTATCGTTCCAATCGCTGTTTCTCGTAACAAATGTTTCATCAGTTGACCCAGCCAAGGTCCGCCTTTGCGCTGCACCATTTGTAACACTTGTTCCCCTGTGATATCCAGCTCTTTCAAGTCATGCACAGGGATCGATTGACTCCATTCGCCTGCAAGCTCTTGAACCAAAACAACCTGCATTTCTGCCTGTTCGGACTGATTCCGCCATCCTGCTGGCAGTGTAGACTGTATTCGAAGCCAATCATCCGCCGCCTGAACGCCACAAGCCAGAACAGTAACGATCCAATCGGAACGGAGACTGACCGTATCCTTCGGCTCCTGAACGGAAGTATGAATCAACTGCTCCACCTGAAGGACCCCCGTTATACGAGAACGATGTTCATTGGAGAATGTCCACTGACGTAATAATACGTCTGCTTCGTCCTTGCTATAACCACCAGCAAACAGGATAAGTGACCAACGAAGCAACACATGCTCACCAGACAACTGTTTCAGATTGGATAACAACGTCTTGTTGAATCGGGCCGAGCTTACCGGCGCTTTGATGTGCGCAAGCGCATCACTTCTGTATAACAGCTCCAATCCTCTTAGGGGATGCGGTCCCGACATCATTTTTACCATCTCGGTGCGTACTCGTTCCATTGCTATATGTTGAAGCAGGTCTTTCTGCCTTACAAGACCCTTCCACGTGTTATGGGCAATTTTGAAATCAAATACGGAAGCAAACCGAACACAGCGGAGCATGCGCAGTGCATCTTCACCAAATCGTTCCATCGCAGAACCCACACATCTGACTCGCTCTTCCTTGATATCTGCCTGTCCACCGAATGGATCAACGATTGTCCCAGTGACGTCCATGGCAAGAGCGTTCATCGTGAAGTCGCGCCGCTGTAAGTCTTCCTTGATATCCTGAACAAATTGAACCGCAGCAGGTCTGCGATTATCCTGATATTCGGATTCTGTTCGAAATGTGGTCACTTCAAAGTAATAACCACCTGAACGAACGGTAACCGTACCGTGTTGCAGACCTGTAGGAATACAATCGTCAAACAGTTCCATGACTTGCTGGGGAGAAGCAGATGTCGTGATATCCATATCGTCTACAACTCGTTCCAACAATTCGTCACGAACGCAACCACCTACCCAATATGCCTTGTAGCCATGTTTGTTTAATGTTGTGAGTACACTCTCACTTTGCATTGCCATTTCACGATCTACCTGTGTCCATTGAACCACTACATATCACCTCTTCTCTTGCCTGTTGTGGTATGCACAGTATGATTCGTCAAAGAAATGATTAACCGCAAACCGGCTTCAGATTC
This window contains:
- the panC gene encoding pantoate--beta-alanine ligase, giving the protein MKVLRTIAELRQELSLKRQAIRSNASVVGLVPTMGYLHQGHASLMQAARQQSDIVVLSIFVNPIQFGPNEDFDSYPRDEARDVETARSQGVDIVFIPSVEEMYPQATQTTVSVSKLTERLCGASRPGHFDGVTTVVSKLFNIVQPQRAFFGMKDAQQVAVIQQMVNDLNMPVEIVPCPIVREEDGLALSSRNVYLSAEQRNQALVLSKALRAAQEAADTGVAINAADIRRILREQIASSPLAVIDYAEIQAFPSLEPLADQEEVQGRDDLLIALAVKFGKTRLIDNIRLQKSEVLSHV
- a CDS encoding redox-sensing transcriptional repressor Rex, which produces MKSDKISEAVVRRLPVYLRYLNELHQREVATVSSQELGQRLDLNPAQIRKDLAYFGDFGRKGIGYDVSYLIEKIRHILKIDQQINVALVGAGNLGQALSNYNAYLKDNMKIVAVFDAYGPKIGSQINSLTVKPMDELTEAVKTDNIRIGIITVPDTEAQNVADQLIESGIEAILNFAPTILKTPPHIRIHHADFTTDLLSLAYYLETGKDDEEDDNK
- a CDS encoding tetratricopeptide repeat protein, with amino-acid sequence MNDMLDEIIKSYPSAEGLNKQELLQKWNLLKRMSDGMLDEWLMFEEKMSQVREQEMDKPASLEPEQEAVTALPELHLECFSRGQGYFKLQMYPQAIMQFSRVVTDHPESALTRFYLALAYLNLEQMAEAGTHLQQIMYLKGSPRLKGLVCNALGCIQAKLANPEAACALFAQALQYDPTLTEPLYNMEACRLNRGKLQYANQLTTLH
- a CDS encoding amidohydrolase, with protein sequence MTTNRWVIHNGKFAVNEGGTTWNVVQGYMVVENDKIVHIGETLPDEDKNSTKVDGKGLFFLPGLINTHGHAAMSLLRGHGDDLALQVWLQEKMWPMEAKMTSEDVYWGTSLSVLEMLKGGTTAFLDMYDHMDQVAKVVEQSGVRAALARGVIGLCSEEEQLRKLEESAAFAREWNGQADGRITTVISPHAPYTCPPDYIEKLVQVANDLNLPLHTHMSETLREVEQNVADYGLRPVAHLEKLGFFSRPSLVAHAVHLNDEEIEILARHDVAVSHNPGSNLKLASGVARVPALLKAGVTVSLGTDGPASNNNLDMFEEMRLAALIHKGVSGDPTAVPAGEALLLGTSYGAKSIFLNNTGALEVGMKADFIALDIEQAHFYPHTDLISHTIYSASAKDVEHVWVDGKQVVKHGECLTLDEERILRESQLAFDGLLAR
- the dinG gene encoding ATP-dependent DNA helicase DinG, which produces MKFAVLDFETTGTQSDGEIIQAGLAIIDHDYSITQIYSSYVNPGVPIPPFISGLTGITDEDVADAPSLEEMMMEMVPLLNDVVLVGHNVAFDFHFLQNALDRCGYLPFTGRILDTIDFLKITFPSLGSYQLGYVSSEFGFQHDRPHQADSDALATAYVLLKCLDELKELPLITIQRLSDLFSPEDSDLGWFLDGMRSEKEAEPIQDLDGHTYYRQLALNVSDWTDIGAPRDEREANPLDGVSFEQFMDQVRENLKDTLDHYEEREAQTQMFSSVRQALDEEKHLLIEAGTGTGKSLGYLLPAIYESVKQEQKVMVSTHTINLQEQLRERDIPMLTQVVPFPFKAAVFKGRGHYLCLRKFEHKINKREFATPKEDYFTAAQMIVWLTQTETGDDEELNLSGRGGDFWETVQSESESCLGRSCPWFRKCFYHRAKHEAGLSDIVITNHSKLFTDVKAAHQLLPAYESLVIDEAHHLEDVAGKHLGMHMKYFTLVHTLTRLFKDSRNGQLPMLRSQLSGHENSVQWGSMVDQMFPLAVEVKELWDRMSDALFGLLPERSDASPGETGQFSLRLKASQKPAKWEELQDLENQIYVTLGDLVRKGDKLLLEVKEDQDDYQSDSLITDITGLLKDLTTLKENLRFFMRMDDAKTVYWMEASGQFRSKSLQLYAVPVDVSAQLKDLFFDKKKSVVLTSATLSVDKSFQFMIEQLGLQEASENNRLLTSMLPSPFNYRDQALLVIPRDFPSVKGSVGDAHFVNMLVQSLAETAIATRGRMMVLFTSYKMLRQVYDPLKEALSGNDISLLGQGVDSGSRSKLTRRFQDAKATVLLGTSSFWEGVDIPGEALTCLAIVRLPFQPPNHPLVEAKSELLQEQKKNPFMKLSVPQAVIRFKQGFGRLVRTAKDRGIVIVYDTRVIEAYYGKFFLYSLPGPKMEHMLTEQMVPRITEWLEKPANGQK
- a CDS encoding biotin--[acetyl-CoA-carboxylase] ligase, with protein sequence MTKHEDLLHMLLNAEGRFVSGEEISRNLSISRTAVWKHVNKLRDMGYEFEAVSRKGYRLVTKPDSIDATALQLALDTTVFGRKAVLLTSTLSTQGDVLKLAEQGQAEGAVVIAEEQTGGRGRFGRQWFSPPGKGIWMSILLRPDLPLQHTPQLTLLTGVAVCRAVRACSGADAGIKWPNDLLIDGRKVCGILLESTVEDHEVRYCIAGIGVDVNFDPEDYPEDLTTIATSLKMETGQPVDRTKLTAAILTELEQLYYLYQKEGFGVISALWEALSVSMNREITVTNPHGVIEGKAIGLDPSGALIVEKHDGEHTLIISGEISWKS
- the panB gene encoding 3-methyl-2-oxobutanoate hydroxymethyltransferase, translating into MANKQALNIVKMKKYKQDGVPLTMITAYDYPTALLAEEAGIDLILVGDSLGNVVLGYNSTLPVTIDDMVYHTRSVVRGAEKTFIVADMPFMTYHGSVDETLKGVRRLMQEGQAHAVKMEGGVEIADTVRAVVQAGVPVLGHIGLTPQSVNQIGGYRIQGKDAADAKRLMDEAKALEAAGAFGIVLELVTEEVARAISEELSIPTIGIGAGRGCDGQVLVFHDVVQYASPYTPKRFVKTYGDVGTLIRTSIEAYVKEVKDRSFPAEEHVFNAADGVLDQLYGGQRKEKVGNNS
- a CDS encoding CCA tRNA nucleotidyltransferase: MVQWTQVDREMAMQSESVLTTLNKHGYKAYWVGGCVRDELLERVVDDMDITTSASPQQVMELFDDCIPTGLQHGTVTVRSGGYYFEVTTFRTESEYQDNRRPAAVQFVQDIKEDLQRRDFTMNALAMDVTGTIVDPFGGQADIKEERVRCVGSAMERFGEDALRMLRCVRFASVFDFKIAHNTWKGLVRQKDLLQHIAMERVRTEMVKMMSGPHPLRGLELLYRSDALAHIKAPVSSARFNKTLLSNLKQLSGEHVLLRWSLILFAGGYSKDEADVLLRQWTFSNEHRSRITGVLQVEQLIHTSVQEPKDTVSLRSDWIVTVLACGVQAADDWLRIQSTLPAGWRNQSEQAEMQVVLVQELAGEWSQSIPVHDLKELDITGEQVLQMVQRKGGPWLGQLMKHLLRETAIGTIENQHAALSAEVKRVVQDDQA
- the panD gene encoding aspartate 1-decarboxylase, encoding MFRTLMKSKIHRATVTEANLNYVGSITIDEDLMETSDLMENEKVQIVNNNNGARLETYVIPGPRGSGVICLNGAAARLVQPGDNVIIISYAMMSQEEANTHKPTVVFVDGQNKPVQTMKQEVHATIM